Part of the Sorghum bicolor cultivar BTx623 chromosome 1, Sorghum_bicolor_NCBIv3, whole genome shotgun sequence genome, AAAAAAGTTTCGTATATGtaaatatatttttctataaatttcatCAAAACTAAAGAAGTTTGATGGACCGTATGAAGGAGTATCTCATTTAACAAAACCATAAACACAAATAGTAATATATCAATGACCCCATGGCCACCGTGGCATAGACATGCGCAAACTCATTTACAATCACTAACAGAGGAAAATTAGTTAAAAGATTCACGTTTGGTTTGGAAAGAGATAACTAGAGTTGTAAACTTAAATAACAAGATATTATATTTTCACCAAAAGAATAgttagctagacaacaaaaccATCAAACACAAATAGTAAAATATCAGTGACCCCACCGTGGCTTACAGCCAAACTCATTTACAATCGCTACTACAGGAAAATGAGTTAAAATGTTCGTGTTTGATTAGGAAAGAGATAATTAGAGTTGAAAATTTAAATAGCAAGATATTCTATTTTCACTGGAAAATAGTTACACAATCGAAAGTCGCTGTGTCAGTGTTCCATACTAAACATTGtctgcttttttttttgggtgggggtggggggaaTTCCTGTACCGAAATCAAAATCAGTGGGGCAGTGCCACACTTGTGTTGTCTTAAGTCAGTAAAACAGATGGTAAAAATCTAGCAGAAGACAGCAAACACGAGCTAGTAACACAAAATATCAGACAACTTAGAGCCAGCAAGATCATTTGTTTGCGCGTCCATTTGTTCTCTGGCAAAAACATTGCACGTGCAAATTCGCTGTACCTCTATTATTAACTTTTCTTTCCAAAAAGTTTACCTCAGTTCCTTTCTTTAGGCATGTGTGCAACGGAGCTGTGCAAATCCAAAAGGAGTACGTTTAAACCGAACTGACAGCAGATACACCAAAATTGGAGATGCCAGACAAGAAGAACGGCACTATAAAACCTTTGCCCCTCCGACGGACTTCCTCATCAGCCCACAAGcaagtcatcttcttcttccccgTCCTCTCAACCAAGCAAAGGACCAACGGGGCAACTAGGCTTGGCATCTACATAACAGGGTAACGAAACCAGCACCAGGAACACCAACTCTGGCAACAGGGGATCAGCAATGGGCTTCATCCACAGGACCTCCAAGCAGACCAGCAAGGTTAAGACCCTGCTAGGGCTCGCCTTGCCCCGCCTTGCCGCGGCACGCCGTCCCCGCCTCGCTCGCAGGTCAATTTCCCGCAGCGATGTGGGGCAGCTACTGGCACTCGGCCATCTCGACCGTGCTCTCCACCGTGTATGGCCAGACTATCATCCCTGACGTACAtcctgttaaatgaagcttcaTACTCTTTAAATGCAGGCTTACCAATGCTGCTGTTCTGTGTCTATCTCCATGTAGGCAGAGCAGTTCATAGAGGAGGACAACATGCTGGAGGCATTCGACATAATAGAGCTATACTGCAATCGCCTCATCGAGCACGCAAAGCAGTTAGACAAGCCCAAGTATGCATCTTCTCTACACCTAACATCTGAGTTTATCTTGTTCTCATATTTGCCACTATTGTTTCAACCGCTTTTACGTTTGCATGATTATTCTGTCCAAACTCAATCTCGTGTGTAGTGAATGCGGCGAGGACATTCAGGAGGCAGCCGCCGGGATCATGTTTGCAGCCGGGAGGTGCAGCGATCTGCCGGAGCTAATGTTTGCACGCACTATACTGGCAAATAAGTTTGGTGGCGACTTCACAGCCATGGCAAAGGAGGGCACTGGCGTTGTCGACCCCATGGTAACTAGAACAATAATATCCTATATTCATTCATGGTCCAATCACATTTATTCGGAACTGGAAACAGGAATAGCTGGAATTTACACGGTTGGTTTATGCTACCCTTTCAGTTGGTCTGGAAGCTATCTGGCAACAAAAGAAACATGGAGATGAAGAAAAAAGTGgtgaaggagattgctgctgaGAACAATGTGCTACTGGACTTCTCTGAGTTCCAAGAAGGTTGAGCAGGCTCAGCAGCAAACGTTCTGCACCATCATGAACTCAACCACGAGGCTATATACCAAACTGACATGGATGAAAGTTCAGAGTCAGACACTTATCATTCTCCCCCGCGCAACAAGGATCCATGCGATATGTCCAACTCTGATGGAGCAAACAATGGCATTCAAAACAAAAGAACATGAAAAGTTCTGTGCGCACAAGAAGATGAACATTCAGAGCATCCAGCTCAGATGCAACAATCCAGAATGAGGAAATGCTATGTTTAGCTTCAACACTTACCAAGTTATGGGTGTGCACATGTTAAATCTGTAACTGTAAAGCAACTAACTAGGTCCAATTAATTGAGTCAGCAAAACCTTCCATTTCTTCACGAACAGCCACAGGCCCACAGCAGTAGCCATCAGTTATATAATCCATAATACTGCCCTTTCTTCTCCAATCTATCAAGTCtctaaaaagagaagccctaccttgCCACAGAATTTACATACAACCTAATACAGGTTCTTGACCATAGCACCTGTTAAAATATGTGAAATATCTCCACTTCGTGTGGTGTTTTGTGTTTAGAAAATTCTTTGTGGATATATATTTGTAAAATCTAGTTTCTTATGATGTACATGTACTTGATGGGCTAATACGAGATGGCTACAGATGGCATTGAGAGGTCTCTTATGCATTGAGAAAATCACATGCTACTAAAACATGTGATTTTAAGCTTACTGTGTTTTAAATTGAATGACCTAGATATCTAAGGTGTTTTAGAATCAAAGTTagcaagagaaaaagaaaaatacgaGAGCACCAGCTAGCAGAGAGGGGTGGAGGACAGGCCACCCCAACATGCTTGTGTCCTGTGCAAGACAGAATAAGGCACAACAGCCTGACACCAGATCTTCTGAGACTGAGAGACATGAATGATGGAATAACATAGTGCCTCTACCACAATAGCTTTCCTCTACCCCCCTATCTAAGACTCCTAATTGTTGCTCTCTCAAGAAACTAAGGAATCATACTTAACCAGCAACCAAGAGGCATCTATTGGTAACTTGACACGAAACATGTATGTCAGCGGATATCACTtcattcggccttgtttagttcccaaaaaattttgtaaaatttttcagattgcctgtcacatcgaatcttgcggcacatgcatggagcattaaatatagataaaaaaataactaattgtgcacagtttgcctgtaatttgcgagacaaatcttttgagcctagttagttcatgattggacaaatatttgttaaatacaaacgaaagtactacagtgtccattttgcaaaattttttggaactaaacaaggccaagtcaGTCACCACATTGCCTAATGCCAGTAGTTGTAGCCTAGCTGCCTAGGGCTCCAAAATAAGGTACTACATAGGTAATCAGTAATCTAGTCTGAAGAAAGCCATAAGCTATTCAATCTTGTTTTAGTTTGAACCATCTGTCAAGAAAAGAACACAATTCTGGTTTTGGACTAAGCAAAACTTTCTTAAGTTTAACTaagtttttataaaatattaggAACATTTGGGACTCCAAATAGGTATACTATGTAAATATATTTCATGATGCATCTAACAATAATGATTTGGTAAAtaatatcattttttttatatatttggtcaaagttgagaTAAATTGACTTGTTAGAAAGCTAGAATTGCATCCTttttgggacagagggagtaactGAGATCAGTGTGCCAGTGGGGGAAATTTCATCAAATAGCTGATGAGCACTGCAATTGGCCCCAACGCCCCACTGTAACGGTGCCAATTCGGTACTGAGCTAACATACTCGCGCCCAAAGTGCAAGCAAACAATCACAGCCAAAAACCAGCGCCGTCAGAAGAGTACTAGGGCAAGGCAATAACCACAATCACTCAAGCAGATAGCTTTGCAGACGATAGCAAGAGATAATGACAGTAGAATTTAGTGATTTATTGCACAGAAAGAAGCAATATCATGTCAATCATCCAGCAAAGGTAATAACACATCAGTTTATAGTTTCATCACCACACAAAAGGAACGAATCCGGAAAGGGAAACGATGAGGAAGAAAAGGGCGCAGCACCTCGTCCATCACTGCACCTTCAACTCCATCACGCTCTTGGCCTTGGGGGCGTAGAGCGAGTAAACCAACGCCTGCCGCTTCGCAACCTCTAGCTGCTTCTTCCCCTCCGAgaacgccgccgcggcggccggcgcgTCGGCGAGGGCGCGGTTCTCGCGGAAGGCGTCCGCGGCGCGTCGGCGCGTGTACTCGCGGATGTTGTAGTCGGAGAACTGCTTCGCCGTGCGGAGTAAGGACCGGAAGAGCGCCAGCACCTCTGTCCTCGtcggggccgccgccgccgccgccgccatcctaCCGTGCCGCGGTGCCGAAAGCGCTCGAGAAGGGGGAGCCGGAGGCGGAGAGGCCTGTTGGTCTCTGACTCTGTAGTAGGTAGAGAACTCGTCCCCGTCGAGAAGCTCCACGAGCCTTTTTCTGGGTAGTTCGCCGTACGATCCGAGGGACTAATGGGCCGGAATTGGTTTTGTTGAAAGAAAGAGTTCACGAAAGGGCCAGAGATAGGGCTGTTTTGTAACGGTGGCCCAAAACATGTAGAAAGGCTGAAAGGGCCTTCCAAATCGTTCCTCGTGTCGTGTACAACGTCGAGGAGGGCAGCGGGGAGGGGACAGCCGACGCCGGTGGGCGGTGGCGGCGGTCGCGCAGCAGCGTTTCCCTTCAGCTTCGATCACGTTGGTGGCGGCGCGGGCTACAGAAGCCTCACCCACCGACGATTTGACGGCTGTCGAGCCCTGGGACGAGGTGAGTGCATTTTTCTCCCTCGCCCCCGTCGTACCCGATTCTCGGGCTTGGTTAACAACAGCTGAAGCGGTGGTGCGCAGTTGGTTCATCGATTTGGTAACATCCCATCCATGTTTGGTGTTTGAACTTGTTTATAGGCCATGCCCTGAGTCGTGAGAGGTGACAAGAAACTTGTTTATAGTCGTTTTCGCTACCGTAGGTTCCGCAGTCGGTGTTCGGGGCAGGGGGAGCAATGGGTTCGGTCTCGGACTGCCAGGAGAATGGCAACCACcagtcgccgccgccggcggcggcagagGCGGAGCTGGTCGTCGAGGAGGGCGATGCCGGCGACACGATCAAGGGCAACTACCAGCCGCCGGAGCCGGTGGCTGAGGCGGGGCAGGTCGTCGAGGAGGGCGATGCCGGCGTGACTATGGAAGGCGTCGCTTCCATCGCCTTGCTGCCTACCGGTGCCATCTCCGGCCATTTTATTCGGCTCCCGGGCTCCATCTGCTATGGGCTACAAGGCACCCGTATTCATCTCTCCCCATTCCCCTTGCAGCTGTTGCTGATTTGTTCCAAGTTTCACGCTTGATAAAAATATTGTTATGCTGTTCTCATTTCTAacaaaaatcacaaaaaaaacattttttttaatGCACAACATGAATTATAGTGTTATACTGTTATATATCATAAGAGGGTTTCTCATCTGTTGGTATTAGGTTACCTCTTTTTGGTGCCACCATCCCGAGCAATACCAGTCACCAGACCAACATTTATTCTCTTACACCCAGCACCTTTTGGCAATAAAAAACTTTGTATAAAATTCTATAACATCTTGAACTAGGAGCTTTCCTTTTATGTTACTGATTTTTTTAGATTCAGTAAAAGGGGGCTAGATTAGTCACTTTGATCTTCTTGGTAGCTTTGGTGGATAGCTTCAGTGAGATAACATGTTCTTAATTATTTTAGTGGATTTGAGATGGTTGGTTGGGAATACTTTGTTCTTTGCACTAGTTCACCATCTGCGTCTTTACTTTTTGCTATGTAGAACAGGAGATAAGTTTGAAATTATATTGTCAGAAGAAGATATTAGCTTATTTTGTTATTTTCTTCCATTTCCATTTTGTAAGCAATATCTTGCGAGAGGGAATGTAGCCGAGGAGAGGACTACCGCCTTATAAAGCTCACCATCATTGATTTTAAGGTGAGGCATGTCTTATGTATTTGCTTTGCTCCATCAACCATATCTTGTACTAATCAATAATCCTGTTTTTAACTAAAAAACTATCTTGGTTATTTTTGGTCCATCGTATTTAAAAAGATCATACACCTACACCTAGTTATTATATTTATCATGAAAGGATAAAATGACATGATCTTTTTTTAGAGGGGAATGGAGAACTTGAACCCATACCTCACCTGAAATCATTTTGTGCTCTAGGCTCAAGCAGTAGGCTTAGTGTGTGCCCTCATGAAACTGTGAAGTCTGTGCAACAGAgccaaaatagataatctttTGTCATGGAACTATGTGGCTTCTGTGATAGAGGCTAATTTTTCtcattaaactgtgcaatttgtGCAACGGAGAATAACTTTCTCCAGAATGTATGATGTTTCTGGGCTGATGTTAGTTTTTCTGATCAATCTGTGATGCTGATGTGACAGAGCAAGAGAGAGAAGGTGCTTGTGGTGGAATGCAGGGGTCATGATGCTGCTCGATTACAAAACATTGACCATTTGCATGGGTAAATTTCTATCACTAGATTTCATAGCTCAGTTTGGTGCTACTGAATTCACCTTTTGTCAAACAATATCAAGTGGTGTTTTTGTTGCTCAGACCGTCAGACGTGAGGATTTGCATAGATTTCTGTCGGTGTACATGAATGGAGAATCTATATGGCTTCTTGTGTCCCATTTTCAGTTAACATGTTATGCTAGGAGTTCTTGTCTTATTATTTTGGGCACTTCTGGAACATAACAATTTTGTGTAAAGTACCATATTGTATCACATTGTATTTTCGGCAAAGTTCTTTTGTAGTGTTTTTGAGCTAAACTTATCAAGGGCATGTTTTGCCAGACATTTAGAGTTATCTAATCTAGAAATGATAGTGGCTTGGAGTACCGCTAAGTTTTCTGACACACGCTTGACCTCCAGTGTTTAAATCGTGTAACAGATTTACTGCACACTCTACACATTTTGGTGGTGCATCTGGTCTGTTAGCATCGATGTATATTTACCAAGTTGCTATCATCTCTTAATCTTGGATGCCAACACCACACTGATAAGTTCATTATTCTGCAACTTTAGATATGTAAAGGAAAACCAGTGAAAAACTTAACCATGACAGCCCAGGTGACTCACCCACCCAACAAGGTCCTTTCGACACAGTGCCACATCAGTCAAACATTAGAGCAAGCCTTAGCTGCATATGGACTGATGCTTAAGTTCTTTTTGGAGTTAATACAATTGAATATTGATGAACTCAAACCACTATTCCCTTTTTTATTCTTATTTTTGGTTTCTGAAGTCCAACTTGGCAATCTATGAGTTTTTTGGTACaaaaatttcttcaaacatgtcATCTTCTAATACAAGATAATGGTGATTATTTGGACAACAGTAAACAGTTGTATGGTGGTGCCTTGAATAAAATTAATGTGCCAACACTGATGCTTCTGTTCTGTAAGTAATCCCATGCTAAATTCTCTAGGACTGATGGTCCCCATGCTGTGGATGAATCCTCACTGCAATCTAGATTTATTTATATCTGTTATTGAGTCCTATAATGATTTTGGTTTCCCTAAGACAAATAAACTACTATGCAGGTGGGAAGATGACATTGTTGGCTTGGTTGAGAAGGAGCATGGAAATGAGAAAGTCTTGCTCTCTTTTGAATGTGAGACGCTGAAGGCTGATAAAGACGCGGAAGATCATATTACCAAGTATATGCCAAATCTATGTGGACTGGATGCAGTTGGTAAGCACTAAGACTCTGCATAAATTATGAGAAATGTTCAACATGAATACCAGTAATTTAGCATAAATAATGTATGCGCGAAATCTGCTCGGATGAACAGCATTAGATAGCATGGATAACCATTAAGTCATACAAAGTACTACACAGTGTGCAACTCCTTATCAGTAGCACAGGATTTTCATTCAACAGCTAGATTTTCCAGCAGCTGTGGCTACAATACAACCGTGTTGTAGTATTTCATTCATTCTTCCTTGATTTGCAGTAAATGTAGGGAAAATGAGCATCTCAGGCATCAATCTCGATGAGGACGACGAACCAAGAGGGGACAACTGAGAGCAGATGCGCTTTGCTAGAGCGTGTGAACAGTGGTCATTGTTCACCATCAGACGCTTAGACTGCAATGAATATAGCAATCTGATAAATTTCTCACTTCCAATGCCTGTACTTAAAATTCTGTGGCTGTGAATGTGAATCGGACGTTTCAACTTTCAAGTTACCACGCCGCTTCTGGCACGAATGCCATGGGTTGGTTGCTAACATGATGGGTGCATTTCTTGTCCCTGGCGGTACTGTTTGTCACGCTTTGTACGTATGTCTAACATTGCTTGTCTGTTTATGAGAGTGGTGCTGTGGTTCGTTTGTTCTGTTGCGGCCATGAAGAGGGCCCCGGGTCCATCCGTGACGCACATGGCTGTGCATGCTGCACGGCACAGCAGGTGCCGTCCTTTTGCGGCTTTGCCACTGGACTGCAGCCCCGATGTGCACTGCCATGGTCGATCTCGGACTCTCGGTTCTCCGGTTGAAGTTCCAGTGGTTTTCAGATCAGTCAAGGCCTCGAATCGTTTTGATGGACCAGCGGCATGGACGATGCAGTGGGTTCTTTTTGGTCATGCATTCATCATGCCCATGACAGGGGGAGTTGCACGCACATTTGTGATGAAATCATGCGAGATAGTACTTCTACAGTGTACGAACAACGGAAGGTGAGCAGCAGGTGGGGAAAAAGCGTGGCATCGGGGTCCACGCTCGAGAGCAAGTAGTGCATGGTTGCATGCCCGTCCGGCCCTGCTCTTTCGTCACTTCGTCAGAACGTGCTTCCCACTCTGCCCGCACCGCACGAAATTGTCACCCCGGGTAAGCCTCTGATCTGCCGCCACGTGCCTACCATCGAGATCCTACGGACCCAGTCGCTTGACCCGGTCCGCACGCCCGCTCTAGCTCGTGGCGGAACGAACGTGGAGAACGCGAGGTGAAATCGTACCGTTGCTCTGACACGTCGGGCCCGGAGGCCGCGGTCCCAGGATGCAGTGAGGCGGGGTCGTTAGGCTATGTATTTGCCACGGAATTTCCCGGAGAAAGTGCGGGCGTGAGGGACGAGCCTGAGCGGCGAGAGAAAATAGAGCGGGGAGACCGGAGCGGAGGAGGCGGccaggagggagggagggagggaggggatCGAGAGGGACGCGCGCGAACAGaagagaggaagaggaaggtGGCAGGGTCGGTTCCGCGCGCGCCGACGTGAgattccgggccgcccgtgccCGCAGGTGAGCCGCATTGCCGCCGCCGCTCTTTGATCGGTGCGCGTCGTGCATTTGAGGGGGTGGTGTGCGGAATCCTTCGTAGGATGGGATCGAGGCGCGTATGAGGCAATGGGGTTGCCGGGTGCTCGTCTGGCTTCAGGACGCTGTGCAGGCTGCATTGGTTTGGTTTTTGGGGGAACACCCGCTTGCGCGTCAGAAGAGCTGTGTTGCTGTTGCATGCGGCCATGCGGGAGGGGGTGGCGGTGGCCCAATGCGTGCTTCATTGACGAATTAGATCAATTGATGTAGGGCGCAGTGCATGCAGATCGTTGTGGGTGTGACTTTTGATCCATGAGATTTTTGTTATCTGTCAGAAATGACAAGATTTTCAAAACAATTCTGTGTCCGTGTCATGTGCAGTGTAGACTTGTTCTCTCGTCTATATTTTAGTGCATGATTTCTTGGTGATGTCGTGTTCCCCACCCATTGAAGATTGTTAATTAGAGGTTGCGTCATTTAAGAAAGATGCTCTGATACCGTGCAGCTTGAACTCTCTCCTCAGAAGCATGATATCTTGCCTGAATTGCAGTCAGCCTGTTGAGTGAGGCGAGGCATAGCAAAGCTTATGAGTGGAATGCTGCTTCAAAATACTGCGGTTTTAATTCTATAAGAAAAAGCGGATATAGACAATTATGCAGTTACTACTGTGTTAAGAATCATTTAGAAAGTTAATATTTTGGCATCCAAAATTCTACCATGAAGCCAAGTTCAATTATTTGCGGGATTCATGATGTTGGAGCTCTACTCTTATCAGTCTATGATTTCTAGTATAGTTTTTGTTCTCTAACGAGTATATTATATATACTGTTACATGAGCAAGACCATGAGAGTTTCCATAGTTTTATTaaattttctctctctctctctctctctctctctctctgtgacTATGTTGTGCTATATGATACTCCAGGTTCAAATAATGGATTAAAAACTTAAGCTGACACTTATGGTGGATGCTGAATTCAACCCAGTGAATCCGAAGCTGACCCATGAAGAACTAAAATAAGCTTTATGCTTCAGTGCCTTCTGGTAACCTCCCTATTCCTGTGAAAATCTAGATTGGAATTCAGAAGATCACATCACAGCCGCTCTTGCTTagctataatttatatgatactaCAAGTCGATAGGATTGGTAGGTCAGCAGTTGGGCTAACTGGTACTTCATGCACATATTTTCAGTCACTGTCCATGATCATGGCTTAGCTAATGTTGttgttaaaaaaaaattctcatTGTGAATATGAGGAATTGGAGTTTATGCATGAGGATTATTACTCGAAGAACTTATAAAACTAGTTCAAATTTTAAAACATCCATCCATATTACCAGTTTTCAACAGAAAACCACTGAAACATGATTACCTGTTGGAACCTGGTAGTTTCTTTCTTTTCTATTATTCCTGCATAGATTAACTCTAATGAAATCATCATTAGTAACACTGTACTTATCGGTGGGACAGAAATCATCCTGAGGTCTTCATAAGTCAGCAACCTAGAGCAGAAAATGTCAGCTCCGGAATTCAGGACTTCTCACCAGCAAGTAAGGGGGGCATATGTTTGATGTTTCACTTACATTCTTAATTCGCATATCTTTTCCATGTCCTGATCCTGTTAGTGATTTTATTAGTAGTTTTTATTGGACTTTACCATGTCACTTTAGTGAAGTTCAGTTGATTCTTAGTTTCACTTAAGAGATACCGGATTAATGTAATGTTGCAACACAAAGCGAGTTGATAGAGCTCAGTTTGGTTGATCAACGGGTAAAATGGTTGTTATGTTGTTCATATAGTTCATTGTTCTACTGAAATGGTACCATTGTTCAGTCTGATTTGCTCTCGAGATTGTTTTTGCTAACAGTATATACACATAATTGCTCATGTAAAAAGGTTTCACTTTTCCTCTTTCTAATTAAACTGAAGTTTCAAAAGGTCTTGCATCTTTGGATTGTTGCATTTTTCTGAGTATTAGTTTAACCTGCTTTGTTTCATTCTTTTTTGAGTGAAATATACAGCTGGGGAGGCCCCCACTGTGAATTTTATTAAAACCGCTTTGTTTCATATTCTTGACAGGTATCATCTTCACAGTCCCCTGAGAATGTCGGTCAACTCAAGGTCTGCCGATGTGGGTCGGGAGACTCTAACTTTCAGATCACTAATAAATCTGACGCTGGTGAAAATTCACCGACATGTCCAAACTGTCAGGTCTGTTGGATTTTCTT contains:
- the LOC8054314 gene encoding uncharacterized protein LOC8054314, yielding MGFIHRTSKQTSKVKTLLGLALPRLAAARRPRLARRSISRSDVGQLLALGHLDRALHRAEQFIEEDNMLEAFDIIELYCNRLIEHAKQLDKPNECGEDIQEAAAGIMFAAGRCSDLPELMFARTILANKFGGDFTAMAKEGTGVVDPMLVWKLSGNKRNMEMKKKVVKEIAAENNVLLDFSEFQEG
- the LOC8054315 gene encoding LYR motif-containing protein 4; amino-acid sequence: MAAAAAAAPTRTEVLALFRSLLRTAKQFSDYNIREYTRRRAADAFRENRALADAPAAAAAFSEGKKQLEVAKRQALVYSLYAPKAKSVMELKVQ
- the LOC110431736 gene encoding uncharacterized protein LOC110431736, with the translated sequence MGSVSDCQENGNHQSPPPAAAEAELVVEEGDAGDTIKGNYQPPEPVAEAGQVVEEGDAGVTMEGVASIALLPTGAISGHFIRLPGSICYGLQGTPISCERECSRGEDYRLIKLTIIDFKSKREKVLVVECRGHDAARLQNIDHLHGWEDDIVGLVEKEHGNEKVLLSFECETLKADKDAEDHITKYMPNLCGLDAVVNVGKMSISGINLDEDDEPRGDN